DNA sequence from the Pedobacter sp. W3I1 genome:
ATCAGGATCTTTTAGTTTGGCAATCACTCCTGCTTCGATGGCTATTTTTTCGGGCACAACATCATCATAAACAGCAAACTGAGCCTCACTGGCTTGTGCTGTAATGGAGATAATATCGCATACCGCAGCTGCATTGCTTATTACTGAAGCCCTTAGCCAGAGCAGGCCTGTTGGCAATAATGTATTATCGGCATTTACAGTTTTAGGAATGTTTAAGGTAACGATGCCTGTGGTTAACAATCCATTGGTCTGTTCCCTTAAAATCTCTATGTTTTTAAACTCTTTCCAAATATTATGTTGAAGATAAGCCCATGTTACGGTAGCTTTATCAAAATCAGGATCGGCACTGCCCTCGCTAACCTGTAACAATAAACTTAAATTTTGCGGTACAACTGCATCGCTTAAACCGATGTATAATTCACCCTCATTTGGTTTAACAGGAAGCAATGTTACGGAACCATGGGTAAACGGATGGGCTTCGGCAAGGCCGAAAGGCTCAATAAAATAGAACCTGTGTATGCGGTTATCGTAAGTTGACTTAACATCACCAGCTACCGAAAGATTTATGATGGCTGCGCAGCTATAATCGATCGTTAAATTCTGGATTACAGGTAAACAAGGCGGATTAGGTAATACAGTGCTTGCAGGCGTGGCCACATTATCCAAAACGGCTTTACCAAAGGCCAGCTGATAATCTGACTGACCGAAAGTTCCTTCAGTAAATGTGAGCTTCAGGTAACCTCTTTCAGTATCTAATGTGTAAGCATCACTGGCATTGGTATTATAATCTGCGTCGAAATTGCCAGGAATATTTAAGGTTTCAGAAAATTGTGCTTCAGGCGGATTTGCATCAGAAGTCGAATCGCCAAAAAGATTTACTTCCTTAACAGAAGCACTAATCCAGTTGCGGTGGGCAAGGTAAGCCACTTCGGCTTTAAAACTCGAATTGTTCACATAAATATCCGGATCTCTGCCATTACTGGCATTAGCCAAAATGGTATAGGCATCGTAATACGTAGCGAAAGAAAGCGCAGGTAAATTTAAAAACTCGAAGTTTAAGGTAAGTGTTTGCAACTGATGCTGAAAAATCTCATTGCTGCCTATATAAAAATTAGCGCCAATACTGGGAATCGGTCCAAAAATTTCCATGGGTTTAGCAGCATCGAGTTTACCTAAACTATTCTGTACAAAAAGATTTTTTACACCCTGTACATCCGTTTTAATGGCCACGCTATCTATTGCGGCAAAGTTTAGGCTGGTATAAATATCTGGGCTAGAAAGTATTTCTATCTTCAATACCGGAAAAGCCGTTCTGAAATCTTCTACATGAAGTTTTTGATTATAATCGACGAATTTAGGTTTGCTTTCATCGGCCAGGAGCACAATTTTGAGTACACTGGTACTCGTGAAGGATACAGTCGTAATTTCTACTGCTGTCCATCCTTTTTCTGCGGTAATACTGGCCTTAAAATTTTCGGGCTTAATTACCGGCGCTGCCAGGTAAGGCGCATGATAGGAACATGTAAGCGTTATTTTTCGCTTTCCTTCAGCCATCCTAAACAAAGGCGAGCTGATGGCAAAACCGATATTGGCAGGAGATCGGTTTTCATTACCAAAAGTATCCCAACTGCCATCCTGGTTGACTAACTCTCCTCCGTTGCCATCACCAGAATTAGCGATTGGTGAGGCGTAAATTTTAGTTTTTTCGTCTTGATCAACTAATATAGATTTTATGCTGGCTACCTGCGCATGACTAAAGCTAAAAGAAGACAACAACTTGTAAAACTGTTCTTGTTTTTTACTGTTTTTACCTGCTTTAAACTCCGTTTTATCGTTTAATATGTATTGCGATATGTGTTTCGCCAATTCTACAATCAAGTATACTTTATCGGGCTCGGCTGCCTTCTTTTCGAAACCTAAAACGGTTTCAAAAAAATAATCTAAATGTTTGCCTGTAAACTGGTTGAGGTCTTTTTGGGCAATGGCATATAAATCCAAAAAAGAATCGAAAAGTGCTAAATGCGGTTCCGATGTTCCATCTTCTTTAATTTCATTGATATTAAAAACACTTTGCCAATCTGTCTTTTTCTCTATTCCATCAAAATAGTAATGGTTAATGTAAGCAGCCAAACTATCGCAAAATTGATAAAGGCTTGCTTTACTTCTTTCATCAATGGCAACAAAAGATGCATCCAAGGCTTTTGGCAAGCGGTTTAAACGGTTTGTTCCGTTTCTTGGTGCAGTATTTTTATTGCAATTGGTGCTCATTTTTTCAAATATTTGTTCCTTCGGTTAAATAATAAGGGTATACAATATTGTTCCGGGTATTGGTGCTCCTAATGGTATATTCTACCACCAGGTTGATTATCCCAAACTCTACATTTTTAAAAACATCGAGTTTATCGAGCTTAATGCGCGGCTCGTAATAAATTATTGCTCTTCTAATCCTTTCTGTTATCCGCGTTACCAGTGTAACATTAATGGGTTCAAAAATCATATCTT
Encoded proteins:
- a CDS encoding baseplate J/gp47 family protein, with product MSTNCNKNTAPRNGTNRLNRLPKALDASFVAIDERSKASLYQFCDSLAAYINHYYFDGIEKKTDWQSVFNINEIKEDGTSEPHLALFDSFLDLYAIAQKDLNQFTGKHLDYFFETVLGFEKKAAEPDKVYLIVELAKHISQYILNDKTEFKAGKNSKKQEQFYKLLSSFSFSHAQVASIKSILVDQDEKTKIYASPIANSGDGNGGELVNQDGSWDTFGNENRSPANIGFAISSPLFRMAEGKRKITLTCSYHAPYLAAPVIKPENFKASITAEKGWTAVEITTVSFTSTSVLKIVLLADESKPKFVDYNQKLHVEDFRTAFPVLKIEILSSPDIYTSLNFAAIDSVAIKTDVQGVKNLFVQNSLGKLDAAKPMEIFGPIPSIGANFYIGSNEIFQHQLQTLTLNFEFLNLPALSFATYYDAYTILANASNGRDPDIYVNNSSFKAEVAYLAHRNWISASVKEVNLFGDSTSDANPPEAQFSETLNIPGNFDADYNTNASDAYTLDTERGYLKLTFTEGTFGQSDYQLAFGKAVLDNVATPASTVLPNPPCLPVIQNLTIDYSCAAIINLSVAGDVKSTYDNRIHRFYFIEPFGLAEAHPFTHGSVTLLPVKPNEGELYIGLSDAVVPQNLSLLLQVSEGSADPDFDKATVTWAYLQHNIWKEFKNIEILREQTNGLLTTGIVTLNIPKTVNADNTLLPTGLLWLRASVISNAAAVCDIISITAQASEAQFAVYDDVVPEKIAIEAGVIAKLKDPDSAVKKVVQPYGSFDGKAIESGNEYYLRVSEILRHKRRSITLWDYERLILAQFPNVYTAKCINHTFYNGNVSSYNSLSPGQVTIIAIPDISISNAPNPLQPKVSKNTLEQIKAYVAKTNSVFAKLNVQNPIFEEIKLHFHIKLRDGYEENIYLPKLKTQIKSLLAPWTSNTATQMEFGGKIEKSTIIYQLEKLAYVDYITCFKMYLFRPAGLEDISTKDLETAETATAASILTAYPDHSIININDIPGINNPDCECADCNDNAITDNKFIPINECGCN
- a CDS encoding GPW/gp25 family protein; the protein is MDTKSNFLGKGWAFPPEIVKYEGMKRFATNMVSDVTDINQSLEILFGTAVGERVMQAEYGCNVEDMIFEPINVTLVTRITERIRRAIIYYEPRIKLDKLDVFKNVEFGIINLVVEYTIRSTNTRNNIVYPYYLTEGTNI